From a region of the Methanolobus tindarius DSM 2278 genome:
- a CDS encoding formylmethanofuran dehydrogenase subunit C yields the protein MADVILKPTGNFDLTVEAEVVTPDNFAGKNADEIGKLLVWQGPAEYPLSDFFSVEGNGGSSAEDTTIIIDGDIPRVKRIGQEMTAGKILVKGSVGMHTGSTMSGGEIIVEGDSESWAGMDMKGGSIHIKGNAKDHIGCAYRGSWKGMTGGRITVDGDAVSQVGGGLAGGEIIIGGSVKHFSGIRINGGLLVIKGNAFRTVGAEMTGGTIVVGGCIERFTPGFTMEGVESDLKFGDIECPGEYKKFTGDYAIPQKGKGVMYVSCDNNECL from the coding sequence ATGGCAGACGTAATTCTTAAACCAACAGGAAATTTCGACCTTACCGTTGAGGCAGAGGTTGTCACACCTGACAACTTTGCCGGTAAAAATGCAGATGAGATCGGAAAGTTACTTGTCTGGCAGGGCCCTGCAGAATATCCTCTTTCAGACTTTTTCTCAGTAGAAGGAAACGGTGGAAGCTCAGCAGAGGACACAACCATCATTATTGACGGAGATATCCCAAGGGTAAAGCGTATCGGACAGGAAATGACTGCCGGAAAGATTCTGGTAAAGGGCAGCGTAGGTATGCACACAGGATCTACAATGAGTGGCGGAGAGATCATCGTTGAAGGTGACTCTGAATCATGGGCTGGCATGGATATGAAAGGCGGTTCCATCCACATCAAAGGTAATGCGAAAGACCACATTGGCTGCGCATACCGTGGTAGCTGGAAAGGAATGACCGGCGGACGTATCACTGTAGACGGTGACGCAGTCAGCCAGGTAGGCGGTGGCCTTGCAGGCGGAGAAATAATTATCGGCGGTAGTGTCAAACACTTCAGCGGAATCCGCATTAACGGCGGTCTTCTCGTAATAAAAGGAAACGCTTTCAGAACTGTCGGAGCAGAGATGACCGGTGGTACTATCGTTGTCGGTGGTTGCATTGAGAGATTCACACCAGGATTTACAATGGAAGGTGTTGAGTCAGACCTCAAGTTCGGCGACATCGAGTGCCCTGGAGAATACAAGAAGTTCACAGGCGACTATGCCATTCCACAGAAAGGAAAGGGTGTAATGTACGTATCCTGTGACAACAACGAGTGTCTGTGA
- a CDS encoding 4Fe-4S binding protein, with protein sequence MNEVVFGVKDDKQLEYTPEKCIGCGTCVMACPKGSLVIGSVGAVARGLIDKDFLENQTELCIVCGICAKTCPTGALELKQAGESVNDNAYISVALKDTTVNDNCVHCGLCEQICPQGCIEVKQWLSNDGTASVDGETIIDTECCIHCGWCAEVCPAEAISVEKPFEGTWVQDDKVCTACRSCVDVCPCNALFNPDWEAGEIVNKVEQRADACIYCGACDMACPVKAITVTKTGILPEVDKKTLLEKKLLNAEMKRPTLTSTLVIDEDACLGCGNCVIVCPVNATDEEVAAGCLNDVDGKKILEVRNGVAQVVNQDLCGSDGACVMICPVSAITLEKREV encoded by the coding sequence ATGAACGAAGTAGTGTTTGGAGTAAAAGACGACAAGCAACTCGAATACACTCCTGAGAAGTGTATCGGTTGTGGAACGTGCGTTATGGCATGTCCTAAAGGTTCATTAGTTATCGGTTCAGTTGGAGCCGTGGCCAGAGGACTTATCGACAAAGATTTCCTTGAGAACCAGACAGAACTCTGCATTGTATGTGGAATCTGTGCTAAGACATGCCCAACAGGTGCACTTGAACTGAAACAGGCCGGCGAGTCTGTAAATGATAATGCTTACATAAGCGTTGCACTTAAGGACACAACAGTCAATGACAACTGTGTACACTGTGGACTTTGTGAACAGATCTGTCCACAGGGCTGCATTGAAGTCAAACAGTGGCTTTCCAACGATGGAACTGCCAGTGTAGACGGTGAAACTATTATTGACACAGAATGTTGCATACACTGTGGCTGGTGTGCAGAAGTCTGTCCTGCTGAAGCTATCAGCGTTGAAAAGCCATTTGAAGGCACATGGGTACAGGATGATAAAGTATGTACTGCATGCCGCAGCTGTGTAGATGTATGCCCATGCAATGCACTGTTTAACCCTGACTGGGAAGCAGGAGAAATTGTAAACAAGGTAGAACAGCGCGCAGATGCATGTATTTACTGTGGTGCATGTGACATGGCATGTCCTGTTAAAGCTATTACTGTTACAAAGACAGGAATTCTTCCGGAAGTCGACAAAAAGACACTTCTTGAGAAGAAACTGCTCAATGCGGAAATGAAGAGACCTACACTCACATCAACACTTGTTATCGATGAAGATGCATGTCTTGGATGTGGAAACTGTGTAATTGTCTGTCCTGTAAATGCAACGGATGAAGAAGTTGCAGCAGGATGCCTGAACGATGTCGATGGCAAGAAGATCCTTGAAGTAAGGAACGGTGTGGCACAGGTCGTTAACCAGGATCTCTGTGGATCAGACGGTGCATGTGTAATGATCTGCCCTGTAAGTGCCATTACACTTGAGAAGAGGGAGGTTTAA
- the fdhD gene encoding formate dehydrogenase accessory sulfurtransferase FdhD: MSEHWYSERKGKDETFRKGEESISSPFYVPIECLEITENSKQHITVDVIVEEKFELFVNNVHVTTFFASPYELEELALGFLVCEGFIEPDTQVDSIKIEGKSIFCEIEINTPELEELTHLERCGTTSYRKDVIKQINSDTKFSTEAITHGVSQLKELGRAWHSTGGAHTSIIYNNQGEILFFCEDVGRACSMDKVVGKALMNGINLSECALATTGRLASTMVSKAMNAGIPLISSKGATVRESVELAQKAGMTLVAFVRGKNLYVYAGEERIII, from the coding sequence ATGAGTGAGCACTGGTACTCAGAAAGGAAAGGGAAGGATGAAACCTTCCGCAAAGGTGAGGAAAGTATTTCCTCTCCCTTTTACGTCCCCATAGAGTGCCTGGAAATCACTGAAAACAGTAAACAACACATTACTGTGGACGTTATTGTAGAAGAAAAGTTTGAACTTTTCGTAAATAACGTTCACGTAACTACTTTTTTTGCAAGTCCTTACGAACTTGAAGAGCTTGCACTGGGATTTCTCGTCTGCGAGGGATTTATTGAACCTGACACCCAGGTTGATTCGATAAAGATAGAAGGAAAATCTATTTTCTGTGAAATTGAAATTAATACTCCTGAACTGGAGGAACTAACGCATCTTGAGAGGTGCGGAACAACATCATACCGCAAAGATGTCATCAAACAGATTAATTCCGATACTAAATTCAGCACCGAGGCTATTACCCACGGAGTCAGCCAGTTAAAAGAACTTGGCAGGGCATGGCACAGCACCGGGGGTGCACATACATCTATAATCTACAACAACCAGGGAGAAATACTATTCTTCTGTGAGGATGTTGGCAGAGCATGCTCCATGGATAAGGTTGTAGGTAAAGCCCTGATGAACGGCATCAATCTTTCAGAATGCGCTCTGGCTACAACCGGCAGACTGGCATCCACCATGGTTTCTAAAGCCATGAATGCGGGCATTCCTCTTATCTCAAGCAAAGGTGCAACTGTGCGTGAGTCAGTAGAACTAGCTCAAAAAGCAGGAATGACTCTGGTAGCTTTTGTGAGAGGGAAAAATCTGTATGTGTATGCAGGAGAAGAGAGAATAATCATCTGA
- a CDS encoding formylmethanofuran dehydrogenase subunit B: MVYKNIICPVCGGSCDDVQVDLDTENRTIDVQNACKMGNAKFQEVVSSHRILKPTIRENGKVKDVSWEEALEMAADILVNARRPLFFLGSETSCEAQEVGLHIAEYLGAPADSNATICHGPTVMGIQESGMVGATAGQAKNRADMTVYWGVNALESMPRHMSKYGVFPRGYWTKRGRFDRTMVTVDPRVTPTAVASDLHLQLNPSSDYELLSAMFTILNGKEPHPSVEEITGIPISVMKQTVEMMKEANFVAMYVGLGVSSSYGKHRNIEIALNFVKEMNNYTKCNIGALRGHCNVAGFNQLASYLYGYPFGLDFMKGYPRYNPGETTTVDLLREKDVDAAFIMSADLVNHIPADAAKYLADIPMICLDIAPCPSTTAADVVLPGVIDAMECDGTFYRLDNVPVYFEPFTDSPFPETKSNEDTLKQLFAKVKAKKEA, from the coding sequence ATGGTCTATAAGAACATTATATGCCCTGTCTGTGGAGGTTCATGTGACGATGTTCAGGTCGATCTGGATACCGAGAACCGTACAATCGATGTGCAGAATGCATGTAAGATGGGTAACGCAAAGTTCCAGGAAGTCGTAAGTTCACACAGGATCCTGAAACCAACCATCAGAGAGAACGGAAAGGTAAAGGACGTCAGCTGGGAAGAAGCACTTGAGATGGCAGCAGATATTCTTGTAAATGCAAGACGCCCACTGTTTTTCCTTGGAAGTGAGACCTCCTGTGAAGCACAGGAAGTAGGATTACACATTGCTGAATATCTTGGTGCACCAGCAGACTCCAACGCAACAATCTGCCACGGACCAACTGTTATGGGTATTCAGGAATCCGGTATGGTAGGAGCTACCGCCGGTCAGGCAAAGAACAGAGCTGACATGACCGTCTACTGGGGTGTCAATGCACTGGAATCCATGCCAAGACACATGTCCAAGTACGGTGTATTCCCAAGAGGTTACTGGACAAAGAGAGGAAGATTTGACAGGACAATGGTCACAGTGGACCCAAGGGTAACACCTACCGCTGTTGCATCAGATCTGCACCTTCAGCTTAACCCAAGTTCAGACTACGAACTTCTCAGCGCAATGTTCACAATCCTCAATGGCAAGGAGCCACATCCATCTGTAGAGGAAATCACAGGAATCCCAATTTCAGTGATGAAGCAGACAGTTGAGATGATGAAGGAGGCAAACTTTGTTGCTATGTACGTTGGTCTTGGTGTTTCATCCTCATACGGAAAACACAGGAACATTGAGATTGCACTGAACTTCGTCAAGGAGATGAACAATTACACCAAGTGTAATATCGGTGCTCTTAGAGGTCACTGTAACGTAGCAGGATTCAACCAGCTTGCATCCTACCTTTACGGTTACCCATTCGGCCTTGACTTCATGAAGGGATATCCAAGGTACAACCCTGGAGAGACAACAACTGTAGACCTTCTCAGGGAGAAAGATGTTGATGCAGCATTTATCATGTCTGCTGACCTTGTGAACCACATTCCGGCAGATGCTGCAAAGTATCTCGCAGACATACCAATGATCTGCCTTGACATTGCACCATGCCCATCAACCACAGCAGCAGATGTAGTTCTGCCTGGTGTAATTGATGCTATGGAATGTGACGGTACATTCTACAGACTCGACAACGTGCCTGTATACTTTGAACCATTCACAGACTCTCCATTCCCTGAAACAAAGAGCAATGAGGACACCCTCAAGCAGCTCTTTGCAAAGGTAAAGGCTAAAAAGGAAGCATGA
- a CDS encoding molybdopterin dinucleotide binding domain-containing protein: MEALLNTGSTINEGRLAKGGNKYSDDYTKECAVCWMCAEDYTSLGCPEKVAVTSRDGKHTVAVRPKVTEAMRSGQVFIPRSIWANVVVEPDTFSTGSPRYKGAPVTVEPTDEEVLSAEEVVLKLYMGGE, from the coding sequence ATGGAAGCATTACTCAACACAGGAAGTACAATTAACGAAGGAAGACTTGCCAAAGGTGGCAACAAGTATTCCGATGATTACACAAAGGAATGTGCAGTATGCTGGATGTGTGCAGAGGACTACACATCTCTTGGATGCCCTGAGAAGGTAGCAGTAACATCCAGAGACGGAAAGCACACAGTTGCAGTTCGTCCAAAGGTAACAGAGGCAATGAGATCAGGACAGGTATTCATACCAAGGTCCATCTGGGCTAATGTTGTCGTTGAGCCAGACACATTCTCAACAGGTTCACCACGTTATAAGGGAGCTCCTGTTACAGTAGAACCAACTGATGAAGAGGTACTCAGCGCCGAGGAAGTTGTCCTGAAGCTGTACATGGGAGGTGAATAA
- a CDS encoding formylmethanofuran dehydrogenase subunit A: MAGTIAIKNGYVYDPLNDINGEMMDIFIKDGKVVTELSGADMKDAKEIDAKGKTVMPGGVDSHSHVAGAKVNVGRMMRPEDHYRHYQKKTPLTHSGCGYSVPSVYLGGYEYSKMGYTTVFEAAVPPMEARHTHEEMRSTPMLDMGGYLVLGNNWFLMRYLKEGDIDKAAAYVSWMMKTHKTYGIKCVNPAGVENWGWGENVGALDQSNIHFETTPEDMIKGLTELNEKLGIPMPVHLHANNLGHPGCWEITRDSLKIPKNVKAKPNADVEWSETKRDAKRHESVYLTHCQFNAFGGTSWRDFESGVKGITDYVNSVDHVVMDSGCVPFGDATVMTGDGPAIHDLYVLTGHKWSNTDVELECGSGVLPFEYLKGNPVHSVQWAMGLEVLLYVKDAWKSIMTTDSPNGGPFTKYPQVIAWLMSNKARQDTFAECHKWAQDRTDLGAETREMDLFEIATITRANPARTIGMSYRKGTLGVGADGDVAIYDIDPKSLEVNDYESIIRGFENAAYTIKAGEVVSQMGEIVAIPEKNTFYSDIATDEDAENSMLKDVKKWFKYYSLGFKHYPTPDKYLANPTPIQVNAEK; this comes from the coding sequence ATGGCAGGAACTATTGCAATCAAGAACGGTTACGTTTACGATCCGCTCAACGACATTAACGGCGAAATGATGGACATTTTCATCAAAGACGGAAAGGTAGTCACTGAGCTTTCCGGCGCCGACATGAAAGATGCAAAGGAAATAGATGCAAAGGGCAAGACAGTAATGCCTGGTGGTGTTGACTCACACTCCCACGTTGCAGGAGCTAAGGTCAACGTTGGTAGGATGATGAGACCTGAAGACCACTACAGGCACTACCAGAAGAAGACGCCACTTACACACTCAGGCTGCGGATACAGTGTACCATCAGTTTACCTTGGTGGATACGAGTACTCCAAGATGGGATACACAACTGTTTTTGAGGCAGCTGTCCCACCAATGGAAGCACGCCACACACACGAGGAAATGCGCTCAACACCTATGCTTGACATGGGTGGATATCTTGTACTGGGTAACAACTGGTTCCTTATGAGATACCTCAAGGAAGGAGATATCGACAAGGCAGCAGCATACGTTTCATGGATGATGAAGACCCACAAGACATACGGAATTAAGTGTGTCAACCCTGCAGGTGTAGAGAACTGGGGATGGGGAGAGAACGTAGGAGCTCTTGACCAGTCCAATATTCACTTCGAAACTACACCTGAAGATATGATCAAGGGACTTACAGAGCTTAACGAGAAGCTCGGTATCCCAATGCCAGTGCACCTGCACGCAAACAACCTTGGTCACCCGGGATGCTGGGAAATCACAAGGGACTCACTCAAGATACCAAAGAATGTTAAGGCAAAGCCAAACGCAGATGTTGAGTGGTCAGAAACAAAAAGAGATGCTAAGAGGCACGAATCAGTTTACCTTACACACTGCCAGTTCAATGCTTTTGGCGGTACATCATGGAGAGACTTTGAGTCTGGTGTAAAAGGAATCACCGACTATGTAAACAGTGTCGATCACGTTGTAATGGACAGTGGTTGTGTACCATTCGGTGACGCAACAGTCATGACCGGTGACGGTCCTGCAATCCACGACCTCTACGTACTCACAGGCCACAAGTGGTCAAACACAGATGTGGAACTTGAATGTGGTTCCGGTGTACTCCCATTCGAATACCTGAAGGGCAACCCTGTACACAGTGTACAGTGGGCAATGGGTCTTGAAGTACTTCTCTACGTCAAGGACGCATGGAAGAGCATCATGACAACTGACAGTCCAAACGGCGGACCATTCACAAAGTACCCACAGGTCATTGCATGGCTTATGTCCAACAAGGCAAGACAGGATACATTTGCAGAATGCCACAAGTGGGCACAGGACAGAACCGATCTTGGTGCAGAGACAAGGGAAATGGATCTCTTTGAAATAGCAACTATCACCCGTGCAAACCCTGCAAGGACAATCGGTATGTCATACAGGAAGGGTACACTTGGTGTCGGTGCAGACGGTGACGTCGCAATCTATGATATTGATCCAAAGAGTCTCGAAGTCAACGACTACGAGAGCATCATAAGAGGATTCGAGAACGCTGCATACACCATCAAGGCAGGAGAAGTAGTTTCCCAGATGGGCGAGATCGTTGCAATCCCTGAGAAGAACACATTCTATTCTGACATTGCAACCGATGAGGATGCAGAGAACAGTATGCTCAAGGATGTCAAGAAATGGTTCAAGTACTATTCACTCGGATTCAAACACTATCCAACACCTGACAAGTATCTGGCAAACCCAACACCAATTCAGGTAAATGCGGAGAAGTGA